One stretch of Cheilinus undulatus linkage group 5, ASM1832078v1, whole genome shotgun sequence DNA includes these proteins:
- the LOC121510450 gene encoding arrestin domain-containing protein 3-like isoform X2, protein MTTGTVLPKGEHVFKFKFQIPSGDLPSSFNSSCGQITYMLEAKICRSWRFPLKEQKQLRFTSISSQIPLQCPVSGSVRKGKVEMSATVDKKVCCPGDILSVVANICNSFSSKAVRPKFQLIKREIYRAEGSTTSSNLSHGKVVGKYIAANSKETVSCQLRVPVDAVDSIHNCEILTVEYYVKAYVDISFAIDPEIELPVVVIPARFASQMHDETMGTDFASHFPAPDFPAGPYPVPAGLGAPFQPGQAVLPYPVGAVGAPGYSDFPPQGPSCAPTVQGAYGYQARAPTQHAPSTSGFNNQWSQQVPPDGDPLAVFHPKAPTAQPQQGQNPPNYMSLFPSPT, encoded by the exons GCACTGTGCTTCCAAAGGGAGAGCATGTCTTTAAATTCAAGTTCCAAATTCCATCGGG AGATCTGCCATCATCCTTCAACAGCTCTTGTGGACAAATCACCTACATGCTTGAAGCAAAGATATGCAGGAGCTGGAGGTTCCCTTTGAAAGAGCAAAAGCAGCTCAGATTTACTAGTATATCCTCTCAGATTCCCCTCCAG TGTCCTGTCTCTGGTTCGGTGAGAAAAGGAAAGGTTGAAATGTCTGCTACTGTTGACAAAAAGGTCTGCTGTCCAG gGGACATTTTGTCAGTTGTTGCCAATATCTGCAACTCCTTCTCCTCAAAAGCAGTCAGGCCAAAATTCCAGTTAATCAAAAGAGAAATCTACCGCGCTGAAGGCTCCACTACCAGCAGTAACCTATCTCATGGAAAAGTGGTTGGGAAATATATTGCAGCAAACTCAAAGGAAACTGTCTCCTGTCAGCTGAGGGTTCCTGTAGATGCTGTTGACAGCATCCATAACTGTGAAATCCTCACAGTGGAATATTATGTGAAG GCATATGTGGACATCAGTTTTGCCATTGATCCAGAGATAGAGCTCCCAGTGGTGGTTATTCCTGCCAGATTTGCTTCCCAAATGCATGATGAGACTATGGGGACTGACTTTGCCAGCCATTTCCCTGCTCCAGACTTCCCTGCTGGACCTTATCCTGTACCTGCTGGTCTAGGTGCCCCCTTTCAGCCTGGACAAGCTGTCTTGCCTTACCCAGTCGGGGCTGTTGGTGCACCAGGTTACAGTGACTTCCCTCCTCAAGGACCCTCTTGTGCACCCACAGTTCAAGGTGCTTATGGATACCAAGCACGAGCTCCTACTCAACATGCTCCCTCAACAAGTGGCTTTAATAACCAGTGGTCACAGCAGGTTCCTCCTGATGGTGATCCCTTGGCAGTTTTCCACCCAAAAGCCCCCACTGCTCAGCCTCAGCAAGGACAAAACCCTCCAAACTACATGTCTCTTTTCCCCTCTCCTACTTAA
- the LOC121510207 gene encoding arrestin domain-containing protein 3-like codes for MSAWWRFSSLPALVKNFKLTYDAPNEDNTFTAGDTITGTLTFTLTSDTKVKSVSVEAIGCASATWNAIEDNSLYSETRNYFTYKEAVVVDSSHGTMLSEGEHCHRFKFQIPPGDWPSSFKGCNGDITYMLEAKIFRSWKFPLIMRKKLKFRSKSLQIPSQCRVSGSAGKKKVEISATVDKKVCCPGDILSVVVDICNSSSKDIRPKLQLFQREIYRAEGSTTSSELSHGKIVEKYIAQNSQKTIFCQLRVPVDAVHSINNCEIITVEYFIRAYVDISFTTGPEVELPVVVIPNRFASQIHEAMGPDPSYTNSPLPAYPTGRYPVPTSPSAPFRPGQALGPYPDSPARAPSYSDSPPPAYSPGPYRAFFYSGQTMGPNLAEAVGGCDFPPPGSYPAPTDQDACGFPAPVHTQPAPLRSGFSDQWPQQPPPYGDPPAAFHPLAPSAQPQFQQGENPPDYFSINSPPTYQQHRHGGTIALRFDVQQI; via the exons ATGAGCGCCTGGTGGCGTTTTTCATCATTACCAGCCCTGGTAAAGAATTTCAAGCTGACTTACGATGCTCCAAATGAGGACAACACCTTCACCGCTGGAGACACTATCACGGGCACGCTGACGTTCACTTTGACCAGCGACACCAAAGTGAAAAGCGTCAGTGTCGAAGCCATAGGGTGCGCGAGCGCGACATGGAATGCTATTGAAGACAATTCACTATACTCTGAAACCAGAAACTACTTCACATACAAAGAAGCAGTTGTTGTGGATAGTTCACACG GAACTATGCTTTCAGAAGGAGAGCATTGCCATAGATTCAAGTTTCAAATCCCACCAGG AGATTGGCCATCATCCTTCAAGGGCTGTAATGGAGACATCACCTACATGCTTGAAGCAAAGATATTCAGGAGCTGGAAGTTCCCTTTGATAATGCGAAAGAAGCTTAAATTTAGGTCAAAGTCCCTTCAGATTCCGAGCCAG TGTCGCGTTTCTGGGTCAGcggggaaaaaaaaggttgaaatttcTGCTACTGTTGACAAAAAGGTCTGCTGTCCAG GGGACATTTTGTCAGTTGTTGTCGATATCTGCAACTCCTCGTCCAAGGATATTAGACCAAAATTGCAGTTATTCCAGAGAGAAATCTACCGCGCAGAGGGCTCCACCACCAGCAGCGAACTGTCTCATggcaaaattgtagaaaaatatatTGCACAAAACTCACAGAAAACTATCTTCTGCCAGCTGAGGGTTCCTGTAGATGCTGTTCACAGCATCAACAACTGTGAAATCATCACAGTGGAATATTTCATCAGG GCATATGTGGACATCAGTTTTACCACTGGTCCAGAGGTAGAGCTCCCAGTGGTGGTTATTCCCAACAGATTTGCGTCCCAAATACATGAGGCTATGGGGCCTGACCCCAGTTACACTAACTCCCCTTTGCCTGCATACCCTACAGGACGTTATCCTGTACCTACCAGTCCTAGTGCCCCCTTTCGGCCTGGACAAGCTTTGGGACCTTACCCTGACAGCCCTGCTAGGGCTCCCAGTTACAGTGACTCCCCTCCCCCAGCTTACTCTCCAGGACCTTATCGTGCCTTTTTTTACTCTGGACAGACTATGGGGCCTAACCTAGCTGAAGCTGTTGGAGGCTGTGACTTCCCTCCTCCAGGATCTTATCCTGCACCCACAGATCAAGATGCTTGTGGATTCCCAGCACCAGTTCATACTCAACCTGCACCTTTAAGAAGTGGCTTTAGTGATCAGTGGCCTCAACAGCCTCCTCCTTATGGTGACCCTCCTGCAGCTTTCCATCCACTAGCCCCCAGTGCTCAGCCTCAGTTTCAGCAGGGAGAAAACCCtccagattatttttccattaactCCCCTCCTACTTACCAACAGCACAGACACGGTGGAACGATAGCATTGAGATTTGACGTACAGCAGATATGA